Below is a genomic region from Ferribacterium limneticum.
GTTCTTGAAGATGTTGAGGAATTCCGAGGTCAGCGGCGGCACGACCAGGCGGAAGGCCATCGGCAACATGACGAAACGGTAGGTCTGGGCCAGCGTGAAACCGAGGGCCAGACCGGCGTTTTTCTGCCCCTTGGGCAGCGAGTTGATGCCGGCGCGCACCTGCTCGGCGACGCGGGCACTGGTGAATAGACCGAGACAGACCATCGAGGCGAGGAACTGCTGAAAGACCGGGTTGGACTGCTTGTAGGCATCGCCGATGCTGGCCGGCAACAGTTCCGGCAGCACGAAATACCAGATGAACAGCTGAACCAGCAACGGCACGTTGCGGAACAGCTCGACATAGGCCGTGGCGATGCCGGCCAGCGTCTTGTTCGGCACCGTGCGCAGCACGCCGACCAGGGCGCCGAGCAGCAGGGCGAGAACCCAGGCGCTCAGCGACAGCGCGATGGTCATTTTGAAGCCGGTGAACATCCAGCCCAGATAGGTGTCGTCCCCGCTCGCGCTCGGCTGCAGGAATACACCCCAGTTCCATTGGTAACCCATGATTATCTCCTCAACGACAGTTCGCTCTCCCCTCCCCCGGCCAAGCGGAGAGGGGTCAGGGAAAAGCCGGCTCGCTTATTCGAAAGCCTTGTCGTTCGGTGCCTTGAAGGCGGCCTTCATTTCTTCCGACAGCGGCATGTTGAGGTTCAGGCCCTTGGGCGGAATCGGACTCATGAACCACTTGGCGTAGATCTTCTCGGCGTCGCCCGAGGTCAGGGCCTTGGTCAGCGCGGCATCGACCACCTTCTTGAAGACCGGGTCGTCCTTGCGCACCATGCAGCCGTAGGCTTCCTTCGACTGGGCGGTACCGGTAACGATCCAGTCAGCCGGCTTGCGGGCCTTGGCCATTTCGCCGTAGAGCAGCGCATCGTCCATCATGAAAGCGACGG
It encodes:
- a CDS encoding amino acid ABC transporter permease; protein product: MGYQWNWGVFLQPSASGDDTYLGWMFTGFKMTIALSLSAWVLALLLGALVGVLRTVPNKTLAGIATAYVELFRNVPLLVQLFIWYFVLPELLPASIGDAYKQSNPVFQQFLASMVCLGLFTSARVAEQVRAGINSLPKGQKNAGLALGFTLAQTYRFVMLPMAFRLVVPPLTSEFLNIFKNSAVCSTIGLLELAAQGRQLVDYTAQPYESFIAVTLSYIIINVTVMTLMHRFEKRIAVPGYIGGK